From the Solanum lycopersicum chromosome 10, SLM_r2.1 genome, one window contains:
- the LOC101267362 gene encoding uncharacterized protein, which translates to MGCKVRYWKIYKGMDHAKSNVRGTHEHEYAVLSAYRYMLEVPNRGSKMALSLDENGRFQYFFVSYAAWIIGFQEMRKVIAVDVTFIWRKYGGVLLSAVAQVAKNNIFPLAFCVVDKECDASYEYFFQNMRSFLDDTDELCIISDRHPSIRKMVLRIYPVSHYDCCMRHLGENIRNNFHNSKAVSHFYKLAKACDISEFNGHFNKIRDLVPKSAETLECIGIHTWSREFCPGNRYNIMTSNITESRLTELVHSANRFVPSIEKDISEYVNAGNKLLSHQIANYKFSVIGHEDVATDILDVATYATNVATGESSVATYATCCDSPVATFVAYVATYNTSKSTLQRNH; encoded by the exons ATGGGTTGTAAGGTAAGATATTGGAAGATTTATAAGGGCATGGATCATGCTAAGTCTAATGTTAGGGGAACACATGAGCACGAATATGCAGTTCTTAGTGCGTACCGGTATATGCTTGAAGTTCCGAATCGAGGAAGCAAGATGGCATTGTCACTCGATGAAAATGGGAGGTTCCAGTACTTCTTTGTATCATATGCTGCTTGGATAATTGGTtttcaagaaatgagaaaagTAATAGCCGTTGATGTTACATTTATATGGAGAAAGTATGGAGGAGTTCTACTATCGGCAGTGGCACAAGTtgccaagaataatatatttccaTTGGCTTTCTGTGTCGTGGACAAGGAATGTGATGCCTCATATGaatatttctttcaaaatatgaGAAGCTTTCTAGATGATACAGATGAGTTGTGCATTATCTCTGATAGGCATCCAAGTATTCGAAAGATGGTTTTGAGAATCTACCCTGTATCTCACTATGATTGTTGCATGAGACACCTTGGGGAAAATATTCGAAATAACTTTCACAATTCAAAGGCAGTGTCCCATTTTTATAAATTAGCAAAGGCGTGCGATATAAGTGAGTTCAATGgtcatttcaataaaataagaGATTTGGTACCAAAGTCCGCTGAAACTCTTGAATGTATTGGAATTCACACATGGAGTAGGGAATTTTGCCCGGGAAATAG ATATAATATTATGACGTCAAATATTACAGAATCG AGGCTTACGGAACTGGTGCACTCTGCAAATAGATTTGTTCCTTCTATTGAAAAAGACATATCAGAGTATGTCAACGCGGGCAACAAGTTATTGTCCCATCAAATAGCTAACTACAAGTTCAGTGTCATTGGTCATGAAGATGTTGCTACA GATATACtagatgtggcaacatatgcaacaaatgttgctacaggtgaatcatctgtagcaacatatgccacatgttgtgattctcctgtagcaacatttgttgcatatgttgccacatataataCATCTAAAAGCACACTCCAACGTAATCATTAG